The sequence below is a genomic window from Wyeomyia smithii strain HCP4-BCI-WySm-NY-G18 chromosome 1, ASM2978416v1, whole genome shotgun sequence.
gcccaggatgattgagtgtgcgagttttcgtttatttcctaaccttcttatctttcaggaatctctaaagcgggcggtcgcaccttcggacggaagggggagaggtattatgcaggcaactgcatactaaggtgaagtgtaagtagtgtaagtatgacagtatgacagtagcaagagacaaatcgaaatttaaataataacagattcaaaaagagatgcaaaagattaaagaatGAAGCAGATGAGAAAGTGACGGGACATTTTAAGTGCACatagaagatgatatgaggtgttaagaacacgccagttattagacgaacattgtaaatcaagacagaagaaaacgataaatatttaatcaacgcggtttgtacaatgaaaagatttatttatgaatcagacaggaaatacttgacaaaggacaagaaaagattgaaccaatgcggtttgttcgatgaaaacatgatgaaacaaaaacagagagatgaaaaaataatacattgtgcggaaacagatttattttattgaaaactgttattagaagaaggaggaaaatatttggaaagaacgcaaaatgaagaaaatatgtaaccaaagcaaagctacttgataaaattgaagaaagttatttgaagaacatAAGCACATTTGATGAGGAAAAAGCTAATAATGAgccacaagacaagttaaactgatattttaacgcGGAATAAAGAATATAATTGATGGAATTGATTGGAATTGATTCGTGACGCAATGATTTGTaatgtcaaacaaaaaaaaaacatcgaattccaaagttagagaatgtatgataaaaaaaaagtaaacaatgcacatttgaaatgttatgtttgtaaaattgaatacTAATAGAGATGAACAACTTAGTAGGGGAAGAGAAACCAGATTATGTCATCCGAAAAGAAGAAtaatacgggcctagattgtaagcagaagcgtagggtagaaaatagaatgtaagaagcccgtacgcgagtgaacagaagttttaaacagcaagtggaaaaagtaacgaaaccaaaaaagaattgataaaataatggcaaaaaataatgcaccacttgctaagtagggcaactagcatctaagaattgacaacgagacgagttcctgatcatcgaagacgaccggggtgattacaacggatgtcgagatggggcataccatgatgcccagtacagcgcgaaaaggaaagcagacggttgcgaggggagttgaacggcgggtgtctatggtcgagatggaggtaaagccaaacgatattaccaagaggagacgagcagtatccagtttttgaagaggccagatgtgcaacagaatTCAATCAAAGCGGCTCATGGTCGAACctgaatcgagacttcagcgcgaagacgaatacaTCAAACTATGCAAAGAAGGGAGTAATAATTTgctccaaatatatattactcatagagagttattgacttctacaaataaggattcgaggtcaaagccaaacaagtaaaatgacgctataaaattttgctcgtgtttaatcaactatgttctttccgcactacgatttgatagtgtgcgcacatatgttagcgggtaattggacaccccgcgcagacagttaaagatgataaaccaagtgactgcattatgcaacagagccgGTGGCAATCGCTAATCatttcgccacacggcgcgtaacaatactataagccaaataaaaatacagccgatctatgtcaaagggacacggctaacccatCATTGAGGTTCAACAACAAACTCTGAACAGTCATAAAACAGCCAGATGTACTGCAGCCTCAATTAAAGTGCAATGGTAACCTTGGAACTATTGTAAATAACTCGATGAAGCCTTAAGgatgagttcgcgaggatgacatcacaaacaaccgatgagaacctctactgccagacgcacccttccgtttcaaaccccctgtaacccgtcgcttgaatccgacagccaagcagcggatatctacaaggcgcagcgcaccaggcgagcgaacatttgtcaatttgttatgaagaaaatccatgtctgaaaacgttaatttatgtagaaatgatatgtatcactattgtaattaattgatttttacgtgcaaagggaagaaggaatatcatgaaaacgaatatgtatatagtagcataaaaacgcgaaaaatatttgttatgaaaaacacacctatcggccgtcagaacggaccatgtgaccatcatctcttctagataatggccaactaggcggggtggcagatgtgacgtcacacccgcgcagaaaataccttatgttccgtcacgcagagttttgtcatacggtacatttttagcttagtccgaaagacagtaagccttttgttgaatgaaatgaaaacagttAGAGTGTAAAAGTGGGACACGGCCGTCTGCCGTTGTCCACCAAATACAAGACCATTTGtgaagaaaacaggaaaaatcttgaagaaagaccgccaacggttctgctatgcaagcgttggcgaaaacactttgccttccgcgatgaatagtcactaagccaccgaggcattaaataaacaaaaatatagaactcgacaaacggtagcgtcgctcagcatcgcccatgctcacgcgcgggttctttgcgctcacgctagcgcacgtgtttggaaacacatgttatggcgctctcaatcagaatgcccaaaatgtactaaatgttaagcacaagaaagagacaggtatgtggtgaccggatcgaaggggaaaagtctttcgctctgagttacctgtagggtactatttaagcttttgtgtaaataaagtaagtttaatctaccgctcaagtctcgagttgtaattccgtgccgacggcacgtacagggttttctggagaaagtcctggtaggttatacccaggatatgggtatacctacacaaagtcatagaattttgatatttgactttgaaaaaactggcatcgaaaaaacataaaaaaaatccgatttctcaaaacttgaaaatggcgccattgccccttaagttgaaatatgttcaaactcagggaaatttattttcgcatcaaacttcatcaaaaaatcatacatagaagccaaggcaaaaaaattgttgcactgtgttattctaATCAAGTCAAGATGATTTTCGTGTAGTATTTCATATTTCGAAGTATTGGTGTTCTTTTGAACAGTTACCATGCCAGAGTATAACAACTAGtcctttgtttgtttgtttaaacCGATGTAGAAGTATGAAGTGCGATCATCATAATTACCTGTAGTATACAGGCTGTGATACAGGCATTTCAGGGTACTGCTTTGTAGGGCCGCGATGCTTCTTCAATAACTAACAAGAATTTCCGTTGGCCTTTATGGCAGAAATAGAGCAGTCGAAACTGAAGCTCAAATTGAAGCCTTTGTGAATAATGAACGAACGTGAGGTAGAAATcatacttttcaaaatttatttatttcagttTTGTCAAAAAAACCCAATTCTCACACACCTCACTACAAACCAACAAATCACTGGAAACTTCAAACTACTTTTCCAAACGTAAACTGCTCAGTTCCAGATCTTTCAATGTGATACCAAATTTTGACACCTTCGCTTCTATCATCGAAAGTAAATCGTCGTACATTTTACTAACTCGGGCAAACTCGTACCGCAGGTCCtgaattttgtcatttttctgtACCAAGAGCTTTTCAATGCGAATACTCAGAGACTGTGGCTCAATACCTGCTAGTGACAGTACCTCCCCAAGAATGGCTTCTCGTTGTTCCGTTTGCTTCTCTATGTACTCAAGTTTACGTTCTAGGAGTGAGTTTTTCAGCCCCGACTTTTGCTGCAGTTCAAGGATCGATTTTTCAAACATACTTTTTAGTTGATCGCGCTCTTCAACTAATTTCTCGCAGCGCATCTGCAACACATCCGACTCAAGTTTCAGACTGCTCAGTTGCTTCTGAGTTGTACTGAGGCGCGTTTTGACCCGGTTCAATGTGGCCTTGTCCCGGTCGTAGTACTGCAGTTTTTTGCGGAGTTCAATCAATTCTGTACGAGCTTGTTTGAGCGGTTCCACCAGTCTTTTATTTTCTGCTATTACTTCTGAATGATTTTTCAAGTCTTTGTCTACTTGTACGCGCATTTCTTCCATTTGTTCTTTCATGCTGTTGATTAGCGCTAAATTGCTTAATGTGATGTCGTTATAATAACATTTCATCTCCTTGTAAGCATTTTCGTTAGTCTGAATAAGCTCTGAGATTTGTGCATTCTTTCGCTCCTCCACCTCAGAAAGTTCCATTTCGTGGCGAATCTCGGCCTCCTCCTTGTAGCTTTGCAGTTTCTGTTCAAACAACTTTGTCATCGCTTCAATTTCTTCCTTGAATCCTGCTCGCTCCTGACTTAGAAGTTCACTGTGTTTAAGCTTCAACTGCTGAACCTCAAGTTCCCCATTTTCCTCTTTTTCTCTTAGAAGCCTACGCAACTCCCGTTTGTCATTCAACAAATCACGTTCCTGTAATGCATGATCTTCTTGTGCCATCTTCAGCTGTGTCATCATTTCTGCTTTCAGCTCTCCAATATGCGACTGGTGTTCATACTGCAGATGCTTCATCTGCTGCATAACGTTCTTGGTGTCCTGGTCGGCCAGCTCCTGGGCCACCTCGACATCTCGTTCCTTGCTTCGGATGACCGCTTTTGCTTCCTCCAGCTGTTTGCGTGTGATTTCCCAGAAAGTGCGTAACTTGTCCCGTTCCAACTGGAAAAAATTGCGTTCCTCACGCTCTCTCTCCATCTCGTTTCGTAGACGAAGCGCGAACTGTTCCAGTTGCTCCCGTGACATACTGGACGTATCGACACCATCGATAACCGCTGCGGAAGAATGACCAGGTTAAATTATCTGATTACATTGACAAGTTTAGATACCTACTACTTCCTTTGCCTTTCTTTGGGCCctgttgagaacaaaaaaagcaCAGAACATTGATTAGGTAAGTAGCCGTCTAATAGGAGGAAgcatatatcaatcaaaatcaaagcaTCTGAAGTTAGTTTGAAACTGGTTTCTGGACAGCGATAGGAACGGAATATTTTTGTTGAGGCCACACAGTGCGTCAACCAAtaaacaaaagtaaaaaaagttgattttcttCTTAATTTTTACCTACGCATGCAAAAAAGTAATTTCAAGTGATTGAAATTGGCAATTTAAGTTCTCTCTGTAATACAAAAATCAGGTGGCGTATAACCTGATCCGTATGAGGAAGGGGGGCTCGGCTTTTGAAACTCGGtgtttgttttaattttgatgTTGCTTCCACATGCGTTATTCTGTGGCGTTATGTCAGTATTCCATTGCTTTCtattaaaatttcattcatgaatagaGTTCTAAAACATCTCGTTAAATTATAATTGTGTCATCTTCCTCTTCTGAAATAAATTAAGAGGAACCATGTTTTATTGCACTGTTGCCCAAAGCATGTATGGAATCCTGAAGTCCCAAGCACTCGTCTCGGGtttggcgaaaaaaataaagttcGTGCTGAACGCAAAAAAATCAGGTTAGGGCCGGGTACGGGTTTGGAAACCCGTAAGTTGGCAGCCTGGAAGAGATCTGACACCTCTACGCGtcttgggggccattcacattccacgtggacagctttcgGGGGAGGGGGGATCAGTGTACTATCCACGGTTCATACAAAACCATTAAAAAttatatccagctttccacaagcggtaatggcggacagtgcacgtagctcattttgacggtttttctgtaggtcagcgaattttcaatcgcagtaacggagtagaaaatataacaacgtcgTAACGTGCACATGCgcggatcaaaataaacaaaggtgttttttaaagttgctatgctacgttgcaaaaTTTTTACGTTCTTCACcacgttactgcgattgaaaattcctcGACCTAcaaaaaacgtcaaaatgggctgtgTGCACTGTCCgtcattaccgctcgtggaaagctggattagcagtggatggccccttacgatCATAGTAAACTGCCAGCTGAAACATGGACATAACTGGTTGGTGTAGCCTGACCAATTGGCCCTGActccctgacacaagtaaaagagatttttatgGCTGTTCGCAtctacgcgaattctcatatgcaattgtcaattatGTGTGAAaaaaggcaaacatatttccctcctttcgcaagtaaaaaccaaaccaatatcaacagagtcgttaTTATCATATGCTCAGCGAAAAAATGCGACGCGATCTTTGGTGCGTAAACCATTTTTCGGCTGTAGAGCAAATGCTTCGTCAATTTGAGTGACTTTGCGCCAAACTGGAGCAACTCAAAACAGCATCTGATcaccatgttaggagcggctgatcaacgtcctggtgccagcgtgggactctaaacagagcctATACGATGGTCCTCTGGTGAGAAAGAGGGTTGGGGAAGACCCAACTAGCCGCCCCATAGAAATAAAAAGTTACGAACGATTAAAGAGAGCAAACGACccagaacaattagaaaaaaccgaggggcgggggcctagcgtggttggta
It includes:
- the LOC129731679 gene encoding dynein regulatory complex subunit 4, yielding MGPKKGKGSTVIDGVDTSSMSREQLEQFALRLRNEMEREREERNFFQLERDKLRTFWEITRKQLEEAKAVIRSKERDVEVAQELADQDTKNVMQQMKHLQYEHQSHIGELKAEMMTQLKMAQEDHALQERDLLNDKRELRRLLREKEENGELEVQQLKLKHSELLSQERAGFKEEIEAMTKLFEQKLQSYKEEAEIRHEMELSEVEERKNAQISELIQTNENAYKEMKCYYNDITLSNLALINSMKEQMEEMRVQVDKDLKNHSEVIAENKRLVEPLKQARTELIELRKKLQYYDRDKATLNRVKTRLSTTQKQLSSLKLESDVLQMRCEKLVEERDQLKSMFEKSILELQQKSGLKNSLLERKLEYIEKQTEQREAILGEVLSLAGIEPQSLSIRIEKLLVQKNDKIQDLRYEFARVSKMYDDLLSMIEAKVSKFGITLKDLELSSLRLEK